Proteins encoded within one genomic window of Polaribacter sp. NJDZ03:
- a CDS encoding type II toxin-antitoxin system RelE/ParE family toxin yields the protein MSTSINVIWSDEAKADLKYIHDRILRKTKSRINSKNVKNDIINSSKNIEFVEQYQVDEFLGKPFRRIIVRHFKLVYFVKDKSSIIILEVFDSYRNPIELRK from the coding sequence ATGTCTACTTCAATAAATGTTATTTGGTCAGACGAAGCAAAAGCAGATTTAAAATATATTCATGACAGAATTCTTAGGAAAACCAAATCAAGAATCAATTCTAAAAATGTTAAAAACGATATCATAAATTCAAGTAAAAATATCGAATTCGTTGAACAATATCAAGTAGATGAATTTTTAGGAAAACCATTTAGACGTATAATTGTTAGACATTTTAAATTGGTATATTTTGTTAAGGATAAATCATCTATAATTATATTAGAAGTATTTGATTCTTATAGAAATCCGATTGAATTAAGAAAGTAA
- a CDS encoding aminodeoxychorismate/anthranilate synthase component II → MKILILDNYDSFTYNLVHMVEKITGNFPAVFRNDEISIADVGNYDMIMLSPGPGVPDEAGILKDVIKTYAGVKPIFGVCLGLQAITEVFGGKIINLEDVFHGVATEMKVTDKNATIFKDVPETFLAARYHSWAATDEGFPEEIQVTARDEDGLIQAIEHKIFPISAVQFHPESILTDVGEQLVTNFINSCKV, encoded by the coding sequence ATGAAAATATTAATTTTAGATAATTACGATTCTTTTACCTACAATTTGGTTCACATGGTAGAAAAAATTACAGGAAATTTTCCTGCAGTTTTTAGAAACGATGAAATCAGTATTGCAGATGTAGGAAACTACGACATGATTATGTTATCTCCAGGACCAGGTGTTCCAGATGAAGCAGGAATCTTAAAAGACGTAATAAAAACCTACGCAGGTGTAAAACCAATATTCGGAGTATGTTTGGGTTTACAGGCAATTACAGAAGTTTTTGGAGGGAAAATCATCAATTTAGAAGATGTTTTTCACGGAGTTGCAACAGAGATGAAAGTAACAGACAAAAACGCGACTATTTTTAAAGATGTTCCAGAAACATTTTTAGCAGCACGTTACCATTCTTGGGCAGCAACAGATGAAGGTTTTCCAGAAGAAATACAAGTAACCGCAAGAGATGAAGACGGATTAATACAAGCAATTGAGCATAAAATATTTCCGATTTCTGCTGTACAGTTTCATCCAGAATCTATTTTAACAGATGTTGGTGAGCAATTGGTTACCAACTTTATTAACTCATGCAAGGTCTAA
- the trpA gene encoding tryptophan synthase subunit alpha has product MKKLETIFQEKKNLLSIYFTCGYPKLDDTTKVIQELEKSGVDFIEVGLPYSDPLADGPTIQDSSQKALENGVNLDIIFDQLMTIKETNKTPLVLMGYLNQMLKYGEDKFCQKVVACGIETVILPDLPMVEFENHYKDLFEKYGITNVFLITPHTSEERIRKIDAYSKAFIYVVASASITGAKGDISNQQIAYFERIKNMNLQSNLIVGFGISDKETFTTACKYANGTIIGSAFIKNLGENGIDKIDDFIKPIIS; this is encoded by the coding sequence ATGAAAAAATTAGAAACAATCTTTCAAGAAAAGAAAAATTTATTATCGATTTATTTTACCTGCGGATATCCAAAGTTAGATGATACCACTAAAGTTATTCAAGAATTAGAAAAAAGTGGTGTCGATTTTATAGAAGTTGGTTTGCCATATTCAGATCCTTTAGCAGATGGACCAACCATACAAGATAGTAGCCAAAAAGCATTAGAAAATGGTGTAAACTTAGATATTATCTTTGATCAATTAATGACCATTAAAGAAACCAATAAAACACCTTTAGTTTTAATGGGGTATTTAAATCAGATGCTAAAATACGGAGAAGATAAATTTTGTCAGAAAGTAGTAGCTTGTGGAATTGAAACTGTTATTCTTCCAGATTTACCAATGGTAGAGTTTGAAAATCATTATAAAGATTTATTTGAAAAATACGGAATTACAAATGTGTTTTTAATTACTCCGCATACATCCGAAGAAAGAATTAGAAAGATAGATGCGTATTCTAAAGCATTTATTTATGTAGTTGCTTCTGCGTCTATTACTGGTGCAAAAGGTGATATTTCTAATCAACAAATTGCGTATTTTGAAAGAATTAAAAATATGAACTTACAAAGTAATTTAATTGTTGGTTTTGGTATTTCTGATAAAGAAACATTTACAACTGCTTGTAAATATGCAAACGGAACTATTATCGGTTCTGCTTTTATAAAGAATTTAGGAGAAAATGGTATTGATAAAATTGATGATTTTATTAAACCTATCATAAGTTAA
- a CDS encoding DUF3050 domain-containing protein, which translates to MNSKIAHIENELVSLRNDLKNHQLYKKLNSIADIKTFMEGHVFAVWDFMSLLKALQINLTTVSIPWIPKKNTNLVRFINEITLAEESDVNKDGVLKSHYEMYLDAMQEMNADCAKIAGFIDEVSKGEDVVRSIEKLSIHKSIKDFIGYTFKVIDSNEDHKIAASFTFGREDIIPDMFLKIVGETTLKSNIKFDNFIYYLERHIELDGDEHGPLSLQMIEELCGDDDKKWEEVLEVAKESLQVRINLWSAIEEELKSKKEPILG; encoded by the coding sequence ATGAACTCTAAAATAGCACATATAGAAAATGAGTTGGTGTCTTTAAGAAACGATTTAAAGAACCATCAACTTTATAAAAAACTAAATTCTATAGCGGATATTAAAACCTTTATGGAAGGACATGTTTTTGCTGTTTGGGATTTTATGTCGCTTTTAAAAGCGTTACAAATTAACTTAACAACAGTTTCAATTCCTTGGATTCCGAAGAAGAACACCAACTTAGTCCGTTTTATAAACGAAATTACGTTGGCAGAAGAAAGTGACGTTAATAAAGATGGTGTTTTAAAAAGTCATTATGAAATGTATTTAGATGCAATGCAAGAAATGAATGCAGATTGCGCTAAAATAGCAGGATTTATTGATGAGGTTTCTAAGGGAGAAGACGTTGTAAGATCGATTGAAAAATTATCAATCCATAAAAGTATAAAAGACTTTATAGGTTATACTTTTAAGGTAATTGATTCAAATGAAGATCATAAAATAGCTGCTTCTTTTACATTTGGTAGAGAAGATATTATACCAGATATGTTTTTAAAAATTGTTGGAGAGACGACTTTAAAAAGTAATATAAAGTTTGATAACTTTATCTATTATTTAGAAAGACATATTGAGTTAGATGGAGATGAACACGGACCTTTATCATTACAAATGATTGAAGAATTATGTGGAGATGATGATAAAAAATGGGAAGAAGTTTTAGAGGTTGCCAAAGAATCTTTACAAGTAAGAATAAACTTGTGGAGTGCTATTGAAGAAGAATTAAAAAGTAAAAAAGAACCAATTTTAGGATGA
- a CDS encoding phosphoribosylanthranilate isomerase, whose translation MKLKVCGMKFTENIQQVAALQPDYLGFIFYEKSKRNFEGIIPEFSNSIKKTGVFVNEYIEIVISLVEEYRLEAIQLHGDESVDYIKELKCQFERSRELKIEENKTIKKQKNKHYISKNEVEIIKVFGIKDEFDFDVLKPYLEVVDFFLFDTKGKERGGNGTKFDWSVLEKYPFDIPFFLSGGIGLEDVEEVQKILKSNLPIYALDVNSKFESKPGVKIIEELEKFKSNVITNAVK comes from the coding sequence ATGAAATTAAAGGTTTGCGGAATGAAATTCACAGAAAATATCCAACAAGTTGCCGCGTTGCAACCTGATTATTTGGGCTTTATTTTCTATGAAAAGTCAAAAAGAAATTTTGAAGGAATTATTCCGGAATTTTCTAATTCGATAAAAAAAACAGGTGTTTTTGTAAATGAATATATCGAGATTGTTATTTCTTTAGTGGAAGAATACAGATTAGAAGCTATTCAGTTACACGGAGATGAATCTGTTGATTATATAAAAGAATTAAAATGTCAGTTCGAGCGCAGTCGAGAACTAAAGATTGAAGAAAATAAGACGATAAAAAAGCAAAAAAACAAGCACTACATCTCTAAAAATGAAGTTGAAATAATTAAAGTATTCGGAATTAAAGACGAATTCGATTTTGATGTTTTAAAACCCTATTTAGAAGTAGTAGATTTCTTTTTGTTTGATACCAAAGGAAAAGAAAGAGGCGGAAACGGAACCAAGTTTGATTGGTCTGTTTTAGAAAAATATCCTTTTGATATACCTTTCTTTTTAAGTGGAGGAATCGGTTTAGAAGATGTAGAGGAAGTACAAAAAATATTGAAATCTAATTTACCAATTTACGCTTTAGATGTAAATAGTAAATTTGAAAGTAAACCAGGAGTTAAGATTATAGAAGAGTTAGAAAAGTTTAAAAGTAACGTCATTACGAATGCAGTGAAGTAA
- a CDS encoding PD-(D/E)XK nuclease family protein, which translates to MDKVKTLVDEFKSDKFTKKLKRKLKSNLRSKNFMDIMSISRRETSHSSFIHWILDFNNNYDLKKNPLKIFLKLLLENDNSKEATVEWELRNCLLNNLQSGNLKIKNKFSYFNTEEKVVKGRVDIILKLKIEYLDLKRKKVINSLNILIENKVDSKENDSQTLKYEEFLKNKKGIILFTYLSPSKEVQYKPKSDKFIHISYQEFLDKVIQPSLKRTENDKVKFYLGEYITNLGIVNKNIMALSREDKKLLETFWNKNQELIRLALEARLNNEDLSETEKNNTKNVIDSIERETVGKYVRATLEKFLIEKILPEEEINRLTEKEYSKNVFDINYPVLHQIKRESKKRKDHYWKKSVKSYDKKYVICCEWIEGIRDNFEQWELTYLD; encoded by the coding sequence ATGGATAAGGTAAAAACTTTAGTAGATGAATTTAAGTCAGATAAATTTACTAAAAAATTAAAAAGGAAGTTGAAAAGTAATTTAAGGAGTAAAAATTTTATGGATATTATGTCTATTTCAAGAAGAGAAACTTCACATAGTTCATTTATTCATTGGATTTTAGATTTCAATAATAATTATGACTTAAAAAAAAATCCGTTAAAAATTTTTCTAAAATTATTATTAGAGAATGATAATAGTAAAGAAGCTACTGTTGAATGGGAATTAAGGAATTGTTTATTAAATAATTTGCAATCAGGTAACTTAAAAATAAAAAATAAATTTTCTTATTTTAATACCGAAGAAAAAGTAGTTAAAGGTAGGGTAGATATAATTTTAAAGTTAAAAATTGAATATTTAGATTTAAAAAGAAAGAAAGTGATAAATTCTTTAAATATTCTTATAGAAAATAAAGTGGATAGTAAAGAAAATGATTCACAAACATTAAAGTATGAAGAATTTTTAAAGAATAAAAAAGGGATTATTTTATTTACCTATTTATCTCCATCAAAGGAAGTACAATATAAGCCTAAATCTGATAAGTTTATTCATATTTCTTACCAAGAATTTTTAGATAAGGTAATACAGCCTTCTTTAAAAAGAACAGAGAATGATAAAGTTAAATTTTATTTAGGAGAATATATAACTAATTTAGGAATTGTTAATAAAAATATTATGGCATTAAGTCGCGAGGATAAAAAATTATTAGAAACGTTTTGGAATAAAAATCAAGAACTAATTAGATTAGCTCTAGAGGCTAGGTTAAATAATGAGGACTTATCTGAAACTGAAAAAAATAACACGAAAAATGTTATTGATTCAATTGAAAGGGAGACAGTTGGTAAGTATGTTCGTGCAACATTAGAGAAGTTTTTAATAGAAAAAATTTTACCAGAAGAAGAAATAAATAGATTAACTGAAAAAGAATATTCAAAAAATGTTTTTGATATAAATTACCCTGTCTTGCATCAAATTAAACGAGAAAGCAAAAAAAGAAAAGACCATTATTGGAAAAAATCAGTAAAGTCATATGATAAAAAATATGTTATTTGTTGTGAATGGATAGAGGGAATTAGAGATAATTTTGAACAATGGGAATTAACCTACTTAGATTAG
- the trpB gene encoding tryptophan synthase subunit beta has translation MKSKFHPDKNGYYGQFGGAFIPELLYPNVKELEDNYIQILESDEFQEEYKSLLKDYVGRPSPLYLANRLSEKYGAFIYLKREDLNHTGAHKINNTIGQILVAKKLGKTKIIAETGAGQHGVATATVCALMGLECTVFMGEKDIERQAPNVARMKMLGAKVIPALSGSRTLKDATNEAIRYWIQHPETFYLIGSVVGPHPYPDMVARLQAVISEEIKWQLKEKTGKENPDTIIACVGGGSNAAGAFYHYMDDEEVELIAVEASGLGVHSGESAATSQLGEVGIIHGSKTILMQDEYGQIVEPYSISAGLDYPGVGPLHAFLYESKRAKFMDATDKEALAAAYELTRIEGIIPALESAHALAVLSKIKFKKDQVVVVNLSGRGDKDLETYINHLED, from the coding sequence ATGAAATCAAAATTTCACCCAGACAAAAATGGTTATTACGGACAATTTGGAGGCGCATTCATTCCAGAATTGTTGTATCCAAATGTGAAAGAATTAGAAGATAATTATATTCAAATATTAGAATCTGATGAATTTCAAGAAGAATACAAATCGTTATTAAAAGATTACGTGGGACGCCCAAGTCCGTTGTATTTGGCAAACCGTTTATCAGAAAAATATGGTGCTTTTATTTATTTAAAACGAGAAGATTTAAACCATACAGGTGCACATAAAATAAACAATACTATTGGTCAGATTTTAGTAGCTAAGAAATTAGGTAAAACGAAGATTATAGCAGAAACAGGTGCAGGACAACACGGAGTTGCTACTGCTACAGTTTGTGCATTAATGGGCTTAGAATGTACTGTTTTTATGGGCGAAAAAGACATTGAGCGTCAGGCACCAAATGTTGCTCGTATGAAAATGTTGGGGGCAAAAGTAATTCCCGCTTTAAGCGGAAGTAGAACGTTAAAAGATGCAACAAACGAAGCAATAAGATATTGGATTCAGCATCCAGAAACGTTTTATTTAATTGGTTCTGTAGTTGGTCCGCACCCGTATCCAGATATGGTTGCACGTTTACAAGCAGTAATATCCGAAGAAATTAAATGGCAATTAAAAGAGAAAACAGGTAAAGAAAACCCGGATACAATTATAGCTTGTGTTGGTGGAGGTTCTAATGCTGCAGGTGCTTTTTATCATTATATGGATGACGAAGAAGTCGAATTAATAGCCGTAGAAGCTTCTGGTTTAGGCGTTCATTCTGGTGAAAGTGCTGCCACTTCTCAATTAGGAGAAGTAGGAATTATACATGGTTCTAAAACTATTTTAATGCAAGATGAATACGGTCAAATTGTAGAACCATATTCTATTTCTGCAGGTTTAGATTATCCTGGAGTTGGTCCTTTACACGCCTTTTTATATGAAAGTAAAAGAGCCAAGTTTATGGATGCAACTGATAAGGAAGCGCTAGCTGCTGCGTATGAATTAACTAGAATAGAAGGAATTATTCCTGCGTTAGAAAGTGCACACGCGTTGGCTGTTTTATCGAAAATAAAATTTAAAAAAGACCAAGTTGTAGTGGTTAATTTATCGGGTAGAGGAGATAAAGATTTAGAAACATATATCAATCATTTAGAAGATTAA
- the trpC gene encoding indole-3-glycerol phosphate synthase TrpC, with the protein MTILDKIIAFKKKEIAKIKAEVPVQNLVKSPSFGRTPFSLKKSLLEVGSTGIIAEFKRQSPSKGIINDQATIAEVTNGYLDANVAAQSILTDTSFFGGTMADLMEARIINQQKPILRKDFIVDGFQIVEAKAIGADVILLIASCLTAAELKNYGNLAADLGLEVLYEIHTQEDLDKINDLDNKIIGINNRNLNTFEVDLEHSIKLAGQIPDTCLKVSESGISDPKIIMGLKEYGFHGFLIGETFMKTENPGEACLDFINQIR; encoded by the coding sequence ATGACAATTTTAGATAAAATAATCGCATTTAAAAAGAAGGAAATTGCTAAGATAAAAGCAGAAGTTCCTGTTCAGAATTTAGTAAAAAGTCCAAGTTTTGGAAGAACACCTTTTTCATTAAAAAAATCTTTGTTAGAAGTTGGTTCTACCGGGATTATTGCAGAGTTTAAACGTCAATCTCCATCAAAAGGAATCATTAACGACCAAGCAACCATTGCAGAGGTTACTAATGGGTATTTAGATGCAAATGTAGCTGCACAATCTATCTTAACAGATACTTCTTTCTTTGGCGGAACGATGGCAGATTTAATGGAAGCGAGAATCATCAATCAACAAAAACCTATTCTTAGAAAAGATTTTATTGTTGATGGATTTCAAATTGTTGAAGCAAAAGCCATTGGAGCTGATGTAATTTTATTAATTGCGTCTTGTTTAACAGCAGCGGAGTTAAAAAACTACGGAAATTTAGCAGCAGATTTAGGTTTGGAAGTTTTGTATGAAATTCATACACAAGAAGATTTAGACAAGATTAATGATTTAGATAATAAGATTATCGGAATTAATAACAGAAACTTAAATACTTTTGAAGTTGATTTAGAGCATTCTATTAAATTGGCAGGTCAGATTCCTGATACGTGTTTAAAGGTTTCAGAAAGCGGAATCTCTGATCCAAAGATTATTATGGGATTAAAGGAATATGGTTTTCATGGGTTTTTAATTGGAGAGACTTTTATGAAAACGGAGAATCCTGGAGAAGCTTGTTTAGATTTTATCAATCAAATTAGATAA
- a CDS encoding anthranilate synthase component I family protein yields the protein MKKLQFKTIHKTKMADTVTPVGLYLRFRDKFANTLLLEGSDYHSKEESFSFIAVEPIVTMKVDDFQFTVSHKGTQIDEQPVNKNFYELYDNFKNTLELDCPAELKGYNGLYGYTTFDSVQYFENIKFTNKKAPSAIPEMQYSFYRFVIVINHFNDEMTLIENIEEGTESRIHEVETIIDAQSFNTQKFEIVGEETSNITGEEFKEYVRKAKSHCKRGDVFQLVLSRQFQQKFKGDEFNVYRALRSINPSPYLFYFDYGSFKLMGSSPEAQIKISAGKATINPIAGTFRRTGDMAEDIKLGKKLSEDKKETAEHVMLVDLARNDLSKHADKVTVEVFKEVQYFSHVIHLVSTVRGKIKGNPIEIVGDTFPAGTLSGAPKYKAMELINKYENQTRGFYGGAVGIIGLDGSVNLAIAIRSFVSKNNVLYSQAGAGIVIHSDEAKELQEVNNKLAALKKALILAENI from the coding sequence ATGAAAAAATTACAATTTAAGACAATTCATAAAACAAAAATGGCAGATACAGTTACTCCAGTAGGGCTGTACTTACGTTTTAGAGATAAATTTGCCAATACATTATTGTTAGAAGGTTCAGATTATCACAGTAAAGAAGAAAGTTTTTCTTTTATTGCTGTAGAGCCAATTGTAACAATGAAAGTAGATGATTTTCAGTTTACGGTTTCTCATAAAGGAACACAAATTGACGAGCAACCTGTCAATAAAAATTTTTATGAATTATATGATAATTTCAAGAATACTTTAGAATTAGATTGTCCTGCCGAGTTAAAAGGCTACAACGGATTATACGGGTACACAACGTTTGATTCAGTTCAGTATTTCGAGAATATAAAATTCACAAATAAGAAAGCACCTTCTGCAATACCAGAAATGCAATACAGTTTTTATCGTTTTGTTATTGTTATTAATCATTTTAATGATGAAATGACACTGATAGAAAACATAGAAGAAGGAACCGAATCTCGCATACACGAAGTAGAAACTATTATCGACGCACAATCTTTTAATACACAAAAATTCGAAATTGTAGGCGAAGAAACTTCAAACATCACAGGTGAGGAATTTAAAGAATATGTTAGAAAAGCAAAATCTCATTGTAAAAGAGGAGACGTTTTTCAATTGGTGTTATCACGTCAATTTCAACAAAAATTTAAAGGAGACGAATTCAATGTGTATAGAGCATTGCGTTCTATCAATCCATCGCCATATTTGTTTTATTTCGATTACGGATCTTTTAAATTAATGGGCTCTTCACCAGAAGCACAAATTAAAATATCCGCAGGTAAAGCAACCATTAATCCAATTGCAGGTACGTTTAGACGCACCGGTGATATGGCAGAAGATATTAAATTGGGTAAAAAATTATCCGAAGATAAAAAGGAAACTGCAGAACACGTAATGTTGGTAGATTTAGCACGTAATGATTTAAGCAAACATGCCGATAAAGTTACCGTTGAGGTGTTTAAAGAAGTACAATACTTTAGCCACGTAATTCATTTGGTTTCTACCGTTAGAGGGAAAATTAAAGGAAATCCGATTGAGATTGTTGGAGACACTTTCCCTGCCGGAACGCTAAGTGGCGCACCAAAATACAAGGCAATGGAGTTAATTAATAAATACGAAAATCAAACCCGTGGTTTTTACGGTGGTGCAGTCGGTATTATCGGTTTAGACGGATCCGTAAATTTAGCAATTGCCATTCGTTCGTTTGTTAGTAAAAACAACGTTTTGTATTCGCAAGCCGGTGCCGGAATCGTAATTCATTCCGACGAAGCAAAAGAATTACAAGAAGTAAATAATAAGTTAGCAGCGTTAAAGAAAGCGTTGATTTTAGCAGAGAATATTTAG
- the trpD gene encoding anthranilate phosphoribosyltransferase: protein MKQILNKLYSHERLSKSEATQILKDIAAENYNDAHLASFMTVFMMRPITADELAGFRDALMELAIKVDLSDYNTIDIVGTGGDGKDTFNISTLTSFIVAGTGQKVAKHGNYSVSSQSGSSDMLESFGYNFTNDETILREHLEKANICFLHAPKFHPAMKAVSATRKALALKTFFNMLGPLVNPSSPKNHMLGTFNLEVARLYNYILQEEDINYGIIHALDGYDEISLTSGFKFFTKNGEQIINPEDLGQKRIQQSEIFGGNSVADAAKIFKIIIGGNGTEAQNNVVLTNAAFALTIVDDTKSFETAFSEAKDSLFGLKAKQTLEKLVNI, encoded by the coding sequence ATGAAACAGATATTAAACAAATTATATAGTCACGAGAGATTGTCTAAATCTGAAGCAACACAAATCTTAAAAGATATTGCCGCAGAGAATTACAATGATGCCCATTTAGCGTCGTTTATGACTGTTTTTATGATGCGTCCTATTACGGCAGATGAACTTGCTGGTTTTAGAGATGCATTAATGGAGTTGGCTATAAAAGTAGATTTATCAGATTATAATACCATTGATATTGTAGGAACTGGTGGCGATGGAAAAGATACGTTTAACATATCAACCTTAACTTCTTTTATAGTTGCCGGAACCGGACAAAAAGTAGCAAAACATGGTAATTATTCGGTGTCTTCTCAATCAGGTTCTTCTGATATGTTAGAAAGTTTTGGGTACAACTTTACCAATGATGAAACCATTTTAAGAGAACATTTAGAAAAGGCAAATATTTGTTTTTTACATGCGCCTAAATTTCATCCGGCAATGAAAGCTGTAAGTGCAACAAGAAAAGCGTTGGCGTTAAAAACGTTCTTTAATATGTTAGGGCCTTTGGTAAACCCAAGTTCGCCTAAAAACCATATGTTAGGGACTTTTAATTTGGAAGTTGCACGTTTGTATAATTACATTTTACAAGAAGAAGATATCAATTACGGAATTATTCATGCTTTAGATGGGTATGATGAAATTTCGTTAACAAGCGGATTTAAGTTCTTCACTAAAAACGGAGAACAAATTATAAATCCAGAAGATTTAGGACAGAAAAGAATTCAGCAATCAGAAATATTTGGAGGAAATTCAGTTGCTGATGCAGCAAAAATTTTTAAAATAATTATAGGAGGAAACGGAACAGAAGCGCAAAACAATGTGGTGTTAACAAATGCTGCTTTTGCATTAACTATTGTTGATGATACGAAGTCTTTTGAAACTGCTTTTAGTGAAGCAAAAGATTCTTTATTTGGGTTGAAAGCGAAACAAACATTAGAGAAGTTAGTGAATATTTAA